A window of the Gammaproteobacteria bacterium genome harbors these coding sequences:
- a CDS encoding alpha/beta hydrolase: protein MIPLPEGLRSRQVDNGNGLNMHVLEAGFETEDRPCVMLLHGFPELAYSWRKVMPMLAQAGYYVVAPDQRGYGDTLGWEANYDGDTRAFGMLNLVRDVLGLAWALDIDRVAAVVGHDFGSPVAAYCALLRPDVFCSVAMMSAPFAGPPGVSSNSGTLIHDQLATLQRPRKHYQWYYSTPEANADMYVCAQGVHDFLRAYFHYKSADWPDNRPYPLAAWSAEELAKMPTYYIMDLDQNMAETVALYMPGQKQIARCDWLTEDELLVYSKAFAKTGFQGGLNWYRCATSETYQRELMLFADQRIDVPACFIAGKSDWGVYQKPGDFEKFKTGVCSQVPRTHLIRDAGHWVQQEQPERVAQLLIEFLQPYRHSDQ, encoded by the coding sequence ATGATCCCACTACCGGAAGGCCTTCGCTCCCGTCAAGTCGACAACGGCAACGGTCTGAATATGCATGTGCTTGAGGCTGGTTTTGAAACAGAAGATCGGCCGTGTGTAATGTTGCTACACGGTTTTCCTGAACTGGCCTATAGCTGGCGGAAGGTGATGCCCATGCTCGCACAGGCCGGGTATTACGTGGTAGCTCCGGACCAGCGCGGGTACGGCGATACACTGGGCTGGGAAGCCAACTACGACGGTGATACGCGTGCTTTCGGGATGCTCAATCTTGTCCGCGATGTACTGGGGCTTGCATGGGCGCTGGATATCGACAGAGTTGCTGCGGTCGTCGGTCACGATTTTGGTTCACCCGTTGCCGCGTACTGTGCTTTGCTGCGCCCCGATGTATTTTGTTCGGTCGCGATGATGAGCGCACCGTTTGCCGGTCCACCCGGTGTCTCCAGCAACTCAGGCACCCTGATCCACGACCAGTTAGCAACCCTTCAAAGGCCGCGTAAGCACTATCAGTGGTACTACTCGACTCCTGAGGCTAACGCTGACATGTACGTCTGTGCTCAGGGTGTGCACGACTTTCTGCGGGCTTATTTTCACTATAAGAGTGCTGACTGGCCTGACAACCGACCGTATCCGCTGGCAGCCTGGTCAGCTGAGGAATTGGCGAAGATGCCGACCTACTACATCATGGATCTTGATCAGAATATGGCCGAGACCGTCGCACTGTACATGCCAGGCCAGAAACAGATAGCACGATGCGATTGGTTGACGGAAGATGAACTGTTGGTTTACAGCAAAGCCTTTGCTAAGACCGGCTTTCAGGGTGGTCTGAACTGGTATCGATGTGCTACTTCCGAGACCTACCAACGGGAGCTAATGTTGTTTGCCGATCAGCGTATCGATGTGCCAGCCTGCTTTATTGCAGGCAAAAGTGACTGGGGGGTTTACCAGAAGCCCGGCGACTTCGAAAAGTTCAAGACTGGTGTCTGTTCGCAGGTGCCTAGAACTCATTTAATTAGAGATGCGGGTCACTGGGTCCAGCAGGAGCAACCCGAAAGGGTTGCCCAGTTGTTGATCGAGTTTCTTCAACCATACAGGCACTCGGACCAATGA